The Pseudalkalibacillus hwajinpoensis DNA window AAGTAAACCCTGAACGTAAATCCCTGGCGTATGAATATGATCTGGTTCTAATTCCCCAGTATCAACTAATTTTTCTACTTCTGCTAACGTTACTTTTCCGGCAGCTGCGATCATTGGATTAAAATTGCGTGCTGTTTTGTTGTAGACTAGATTTCCCATCTCATCTGACTTAAAAGCCCTCACAAGACTGTAATCCGCCTGAAGTGCTTTTTCTAAGACATATTCTTTGCCATCAAACACTCTAGTTTCTTTCCCATCTGCTACCTGGGTCCCAACTCCTGCTGGTGTGTAAAATGCAAGTATTCCGGCTCCACCTGCTCTAATTCGTTCAGCAAGCGTTCCTTGGGGAATCAATTCAACTTCAAGTTCACCCGATAAAACCTGACGTTCAAATTCTTTATTTTCTCCAACATAAGATCCGATCATCTTCTTGATTTGATGATTTTTAAGAAGTAGCCCTAGTCCCCACTCATCAACACCACAATTATTAGAAATAATCGTCAGATCTTTCACTCCTGACTCAACCAATCCAAGAATCATTTGTTCCGGTATACCGACTAAACCAAATCCACCGACCATTAACGTAGATCCATCAGCAATCTCTTTCACTGCATCGAACCCATTCACAAAATGTTCTTTCATCATTCCAGCTCCTTTTCATGTTCACTACTTAATATGCAAGATCCATGCCAAATTTCAAAGTTCACAAATATGTAAGCGTTTGCTTGATTGTTCATTCTTCACTTCAATTTTTCTTTTCCGTTATTTCGGAAAAATACTATGAAAGCGCTTTAAAGAACAGGAGAATCTTGCTTTCTTCCAATATAAATAAAGAAATTCCAGAAATCCGGAACGTTTTCCGGATTTCTGGAATTAAATAGTTATAGGTTATACTTTTTGATTTTGTCGTATAGGCTCGTTTTACCAATGCCAAGTATTTCAGCCGCGGCCAGTTTATCGTTCTCACATTGAACAAGCGTTTTGCGAATTGCTTCAGATTCTGCTTCTTCGAGAATTTCCTTCAACTTCCGATCACCTGCCACTATCCCTTCCTTCTCCTTTAAATAGTCAGGAAGAGAAGCTATATCGACTGTTTCACTTCTTGTTAAATGCACTGAAGCTTCTAACGCATTCTCAAGCTCTCGCGCGTTTCCAGGCCAATTGTGCTTACGAAGTAACTGTAAGGCATTTTCTTCAATTCTGATCACACGCTTTCCGGCTTTTGCTGCGATTTTTCGCACAAAAGATTCTGCGAGAGGTTTCACATCTTGCACACGTTCTCTTAAAGGTGGTATGAGTAATTGAATAACGTTAATCCGATAAAATAAATCTTCTCGAAACCGACGTTCTTCCACCATTGCTTCTAGAGGACGATTCGTAGCTGCGATAACTCTGACATCAACCTTTTTCGACGATATGCCGCCCACACGCTCTACTTCTCTATCCTGCAGAACGCGCAGTAGCTTAACCTGCATATTAACAGGCATATCCCCAATTTCATCCAGGAAGATTGTGCCTGTATTTGCTAGCTCAAATTTTCCTGGCTTCCCCCCTTTTTTGGCTCCTGTAAATGCCCCTTCCTCATAACCAAAGAGCTCGGATTCGAGAAGCTGATCTGGAATTGCACCGCAATTCACTTTAATAAAAGGACGATTACTACGTTCACTCAATTGATGAATGCTATGGGCAAAGAGCTCTTTACCCGTACCACTCTCACCGCGAATGAGCACCGAGACGTTTCCACTTGCTACCTGCTTCACCTTCTCTTTTAGACGCTGGATAGACTCTGATAGACCAACAATGTCATAGAGAGAATAACTTGCACCGTTTTCCTTCGCAGAACCACTTCGGTAATACTCAAGCTCTGATAGCAAAACTTTAATATTTGTATTCATTTGCTTCCATTGTTCAGTATCTCGAAAAATCACTGTCCCAACTGCACCAACTACTTTATTGTTATGATAAATGGGAACTCGGTTTGCAACCATATAATTCCCGCGAATATATTGCAAATCAGCAAGCTCCACATTTCCACTTCTAGCGACAATGTGCATCCGCGTGTTTTCTATTACATCCGTTACATGCATGCCAACAACAGTTGAACTCTCTACTTCAAGAAATTCACAATACGTTTTATTCATATAATCAATGATTCCATCTTTATTAACGACTACAAGCCATTCGTAAGCGTTATCAATTATTGATTCCAGCATAGCGCATTTCATCGTAAGACACTCCTTTGTATCCCACCCTTGATTGACCTTAAAACCTTCACCTCTGATGGAAGTATCACTTATGTTCTACGGTCTATTGTACCATCCCCTCGGAATTGAACATCCAGAAAAGCAAAAAGACTGCCAGGCACCTTTTTGCTTTCATTGCTTGTTTTTAGCTTCAAGAAGTCTTGCCATTCGATCGTTGCTCGCATGAGAACTCTCAAATATACGAGAAACGATTCCCTTTCATTCATTCCATTTTCTCTCTTTTACGATTACCCTTCATATTCGGTCGAAGCTTCAAGATACTAACCCAGAGGGAAAGAACAATCATGACAAAACAAATACAAAGGTAGCTAACCCAGAGTGGAATGGAAATACCGCTTGATTTAAAAAACTCTTCCTGCATTGTCGGTTCAAATATGGAGAATAGAACTACAGCAGGATTAACCATAACAGATAAGTATGGAATTGGGTTTTGACCGGGAATCTGGCCCCCCATATACAACATCTGCATAGAAAACAGAGTGATAAAACCGGTCCCTGCCGTAAGAAAGAGCGCTGTACCATATGTTGTAATCATTGAAACGATTGTTTTTCGTATTAAGGTCGAAAACATCACCCCGAGGCTACCCAGTGTAAAAATCGTAACAAGGTAAAGGCCAAATGTAGCGAGCAGCGTTCCCGGAGAAATCCCCCCAAATAGAAACACAATGCTATACAGAGGAAGCGAAGCAACTATAATCAAGAGTAAAAAGGAAGTAGAAGAAAGTAGCTTCCCTAAAATAATGCTTGTTGATGATTGTTTGGTCGTAAGAAGCATATTTAGCGTTTGTCGTTCGCGCTCACCACTAATGACGCCTGCGGTTAATCCCGGGGTCATAAACATGATTAGTGCAAGCTGTACCATTGAAAGAACGATAAACATGTAGCGACTTTCTTCCGGTCTGAAATAACCCATTTGTGTATTTATTGAGGTTAAATAAATAAACCCAATTCCAATACCACCTAGAACGAACAAATAGATCAGAATACCAAGGTAGCTTTTAAAAGACCGAAGTCTGAGCTTAAATTCTTTGTTCAGGACTGGATTAAGGAGAAAGGATTTCACGTTATTCCACCCCTTTCGTTATTTCCATAAAGATATCTTCAAGATCCGTTTGTTCTTCTGTAAAACTTAGAATGGGGAGCTTCATGTCGAGGGCTTCTTTAAGTAGCATCACCTGTTCCTCATCGCTTCCGTTAAAGCCAAAATGAATCTCTCCTGCTCCGTATTTAATAACGTCAACTGCCAGATGGTGGTTCTCGAAGAAGTGCATTGCTGCTTCCAAATCATGCTGCACTCTCACGATGAGCAGTTTATTCGCTCGCAGCTGCTGTTGAATCGTAGCAACAGATCCTGTAGCAACCAGTTTCCCATTCTCAATCACTCCCAGTGCATCACACATTTCAGAAAGCTCTGGTAGAATGTGGGAGGAAATTAAGATTGTTTTTCCCATTGATTTCAATCCCTTAAGAATATCTCGCATTTCTACCCTTGCTCTCGGATCTAATCCTGAAGCAGGTTCATCTAATATCAGTACCTCTGGGTCATGAATCAGACACCTAGCAAGACAAAGACGCTGTTTCATTCCTCTTGAAAGCAGATCAACGTACGTATCTTTTTTACTCGCTAAGTTAACCAGCTCAAGCAGTTGTGGAATTAATACTTCTCGCTCTTTTGCCGAAATGCTATAGCTCGCTCCAAAGAAGTCAAGGTATTCTCCCGCTTTAAATGTGTCATACACCCCAAAGAAGTCTGGCATATACCCGATGAACTCCCTTACTTTTGCTGGATTCTGCGTGATATCCACTCCATTGATATAAGCTGTTCCACTGGTGGGTGCTAATAGGGTTGCCAGAATCGAAAATGTGGTCGACTTCCCTGCACCATTCGGACCAACGACACCAAAAACAGTACCCTTCTCAATCGTAAGGTTCATCTGGTCAAGCGCTGTGAACGTTCCGTATCGTTTCGTTAAATTAACAATATCAATCACCTGTAAACTCCCCCTTCAAGCTAATGCGCGGGATGAAAAATTGACTATCAAAATTAGATGTTTGATCCACTTGAATGACGATTTCGCCATTATCAGTTATATAGCTGTTAAGATTATCAGTGAACGTTTGACTTTGTTGATCAAGAAGTGTCTCCTTTTTTCCCTGCTTCATTAAATGAATTTCGGATCCTGAGTTTACCGAATCGAACTGAATGCTTAACTCACGATAATTTACGTCACTTTCCCGAATCGCTTCCGGTAGTTCATATACAAATTCATAAACGCCAGTAGAGATATCCACCCAGTGTTCCCCGTTATGAACAGGGTCCATATAAACCGGGGCCCCCCCTTCAAATGCTTCGATATCCGGAATGAGATCATCTCCACTAAGAGTGAAAGTGCCTTCCTTACTTGCAGTAACGGAAACTGGCTGAACAACCAGATTCAAACTATTTCTCTTTGGTACTTTATTGTTAATTTCCGTTTGTATCACCGAACGATCAGAATACCCGATGATAACTGGCATAGACTCAGTTTGATCAAGGAGCTGATTCATCAGCAAGAATTCAAGGAGGGCAAATTCCTTCCAATCCTCATTTTGAGAACTGCTATAATTTTGTGCGTTGGGAAAAGCTTTCTGTGCGGCATAAGATGATGGCGCTCCCATCACTGAATTTTGAATTTCGTCAATAAATACGTCCATCTTTTTTCCAGCCTGTAAGCTACCAAACGAATAGGCACTTCCGCCACTTAACAGATAAACATTTTCAAGGTCGACATCCAACCCGCTTGAAAGAGTTCCTGAAAGCTGGTTATTCTTAACAGCTAGATCTGCCGTCATTGTACCCATTTCAACCTCTGGAACTTTGATCATCGCTGATCTAGTCGACCAGTATTCCACATTATGAAATGTGACACGTTCACCCTCAGCAGTATTTTCGAGCATTGGTAACTGGCGATAGTTTATATCTTCATTAAAATCAATCTTCGGCGAAACGGACAGATCCTCTCCTTGAAACGAAACGCTATAATCACCGCTCCCATTGGTCAGGATTGAAGCTGCACCAAACCCTGACGCCATACCGCTCTCATTCACCTGGAAGATCGTAACCTCATTTGCCTGTGATCCCTGAAGACGATCTTTCGCACCTGCTACATAAATCCCGATACTTGTTAGAATCGCAAGTGTTGGGATGATCCACCATCCCCATTCACGTTTGTCTCTCTTGTTCAAAATTAAATATAGAACTGGCACAACGACAAGCAGATAAACGGCAAACAGAACTGTAAGAAGTGATACTGATATGATTGATCCAGGAAATAACTCAGAATCATAGGTTAACTGGCTCAGCATTTCGTCGAACGATTCAAAGCCAAAAGCTCCTTTATTACTATTCACCTGGATTAACTTTTCCCAAAGGACATCGTTATCTTCCCAATCGACAAGGGCTTTGGCTGCAGGGTTATAAGCTAATTGGGTTACTTCCCCCATGCCGATTCGACTGGTTATAACGAGTGGCGTATCCTCCTGTTCAAACACGACTCTTGCAGTCTCTGAAAGTTCTCCTGTAACTATTTCAAAATTTGATACATTCAATGGTTCCTTTTGTGATACAAGCTCGAATTGATTCACGCCTTCCTTACCTGAAGGCTTAAGTGGCATTAGCGATGCAAGACTACCAAGTCTCTGTTCCACTCCAGTGGAAGAGCCTATAACGAGCTCTCCGCCTCTTTTCACCCACTCAGCAATGGCTTCCTGCTCAGCATCTGAGAAGCCAGCCACATTAAATTCATTTATCAAAAGCATATCGAAAACTTCTAACGCCTCCGCAGAATCATATACGGACGTTAATTGAATTAATTCTGGTGAACTCCCATTAACTTTTGCTAATTTGATTGCGTTAAATGCATCCTGATTATCGCTCAGCACACCAATAACAAGGCGATCATATGGGAGAAAAGATGGCGTAAGATCAAGATCACCTGTCAACTTAACCTTATCCCCCGATTTAAAGTCACCTTCATAGAAAGCTATGTGTTCTGCTTTTGAATTTGACGCAGGATTTAAAGAATGTTGAATATGTTCCCCAAAACCGGCCATCGACAGCTCCAATGTTTTTTCTTCACCAGCTTCGAGCTCTACAGGGATAACCTGGTTATGACCTGATGAATAGCCCTTGCTTGAGGAAACCACCAGATCTCCATTCACACTTTCTCCGTTATTTGTTAATGTAATTTCGACTGGAAATCCCTTACCGGTCTGAGCTTTTCCATCAATCCCAATTTTAGACTCAACCTCAATGGCACCTGCCGCACTCACAGTTCCTTGTAACGCTATAAAAAGCATCGTGAAGAGCATAACCACAGCAGGTAGATGTAATTTCCCCACCTTTTCTTCCCCCTTTAGTTCTTTATCCACATCTATGACGAGCTAAGTTACAAAAAAGTTCCATTTTCACAAACTGGAAAATGGAACTTCTTTCTAGATGCTGTATGAAAGACGGATCATATCTCTGCAACGAATACCGTCTTCCATAATTTCTTCGGGATAATCATCAAAAAACCCCATTACAATTTCGGAAATACGAAAGCCACATTTCTGATACAATGCAAGCTGACCAATACTTGAATTGCCTGTACCGATTTCCACAGATTTCATACCATTTTTTTCTGCTCTTTGTAAAGCATCCTTTATTAACTTCTTTCCTATTCCCTTATCTCTCCACGTTTCCTTCACAGCTATGTTCTTAATTTCTGTGATAGAAGATTCAATCGGCAGTAAAACGTAAACCCCGATTACTTCCCCATCTTCCTTTGCTACATAACACTTCCCTTTTGAAATATATTCCTTTATGTGAGGAATAGAAGGATCGGCTTCAAGAAGTAGCTTATATGGGTAAGATTTCGTTTCCTCTACAATCATGCCGTTTCCTCCTTCATTGTAACTCGAACGAATTAATCTCCCCAGCTGTTTTTTCATATATTGGAAAATGGCTTAATTTCAATGTCACTTCACTCGATCGCTCTAAGAAGTCCCTGTTAATATGAAAAACCTGAATCTCCTTATCCGGGAACCCTTCAGATGAGCTTCCATACGTTTCTGCAAGCTTGCCTTTCTCATTGCTTATTTCAATAAGTGGGCCATAATTAACGGTTTGGAGTGAGCTTGACCCAACATTACTGTATTTCAAGTTTTGCATTTCCTCTGTGACCGTTTTAAACCATGTGTGAAACTGCTCATCAGGAATGCTCTCGATCTGAAGCTCCAATCCCAGCACTTCACTAACTCCGCTCATTTCGTATCCCGGGAGCGCGTTTGAGAACCCTCCAAAAGAAATCGTCATGCCATTCTTGTTTCCAATCTCTTCACTAATCTCTACTTTCTCTCCATCTGGTAATTCCATTCCTTTAGTAAGGATCTCATTTGAGATTGTATAAGTAAGTGGTTCATCACGATCTGTGAATTCTACTGCTCTCACTTCCACTTGAAAGCTAGTAGGTGTTTTTTCAAATGAGTTTAGGTTAACCTCATAATAGTCTTCTTTTCTCGTTACAGGATAATACTGCTCCATCATGACACCACCATCTGCTCTAGTAGCCAGTGTAACCCCTTGTAAAATCTTATCTGTATTTTT harbors:
- a CDS encoding CoA transferase subunit A, with product MKEHFVNGFDAVKEIADGSTLMVGGFGLVGIPEQMILGLVESGVKDLTIISNNCGVDEWGLGLLLKNHQIKKMIGSYVGENKEFERQVLSGELEVELIPQGTLAERIRAGGAGILAFYTPAGVGTQVADGKETRVFDGKEYVLEKALQADYSLVRAFKSDEMGNLVYNKTARNFNPMIAAAGKVTLAEVEKLVDTGELEPDHIHTPGIYVQGLLEGAQEKRIERKTVRNG
- a CDS encoding sigma-54 interaction domain-containing protein — encoded protein: MKCAMLESIIDNAYEWLVVVNKDGIIDYMNKTYCEFLEVESSTVVGMHVTDVIENTRMHIVARSGNVELADLQYIRGNYMVANRVPIYHNNKVVGAVGTVIFRDTEQWKQMNTNIKVLLSELEYYRSGSAKENGASYSLYDIVGLSESIQRLKEKVKQVASGNVSVLIRGESGTGKELFAHSIHQLSERSNRPFIKVNCGAIPDQLLESELFGYEEGAFTGAKKGGKPGKFELANTGTIFLDEIGDMPVNMQVKLLRVLQDREVERVGGISSKKVDVRVIAATNRPLEAMVEERRFREDLFYRINVIQLLIPPLRERVQDVKPLAESFVRKIAAKAGKRVIRIEENALQLLRKHNWPGNARELENALEASVHLTRSETVDIASLPDYLKEKEGIVAGDRKLKEILEEAESEAIRKTLVQCENDKLAAAEILGIGKTSLYDKIKKYNL
- a CDS encoding ABC transporter permease, which gives rise to MKSFLLNPVLNKEFKLRLRSFKSYLGILIYLFVLGGIGIGFIYLTSINTQMGYFRPEESRYMFIVLSMVQLALIMFMTPGLTAGVISGERERQTLNMLLTTKQSSTSIILGKLLSSTSFLLLIIVASLPLYSIVFLFGGISPGTLLATFGLYLVTIFTLGSLGVMFSTLIRKTIVSMITTYGTALFLTAGTGFITLFSMQMLYMGGQIPGQNPIPYLSVMVNPAVVLFSIFEPTMQEEFFKSSGISIPLWVSYLCICFVMIVLSLWVSILKLRPNMKGNRKREKME
- a CDS encoding ABC transporter ATP-binding protein, which codes for MIDIVNLTKRYGTFTALDQMNLTIEKGTVFGVVGPNGAGKSTTFSILATLLAPTSGTAYINGVDITQNPAKVREFIGYMPDFFGVYDTFKAGEYLDFFGASYSISAKEREVLIPQLLELVNLASKKDTYVDLLSRGMKQRLCLARCLIHDPEVLILDEPASGLDPRARVEMRDILKGLKSMGKTILISSHILPELSEMCDALGVIENGKLVATGSVATIQQQLRANKLLIVRVQHDLEAAMHFFENHHLAVDVIKYGAGEIHFGFNGSDEEQVMLLKEALDMKLPILSFTEEQTDLEDIFMEITKGVE
- a CDS encoding GNAT family N-acetyltransferase; the encoded protein is MIVEETKSYPYKLLLEADPSIPHIKEYISKGKCYVAKEDGEVIGVYVLLPIESSITEIKNIAVKETWRDKGIGKKLIKDALQRAEKNGMKSVEIGTGNSSIGQLALYQKCGFRISEIVMGFFDDYPEEIMEDGIRCRDMIRLSYSI